GTATAACTACAAAATCGTATGAttactttatttattgAATTAGTAGGTCCCAATTGTCCATCTAATTTAAGTGCATGTTCATCTGctatttttgatattaaTTCGTCGACCTGAAATGGTAAGGATgcaataaagaaaaaatgtaaGGTATAGGAAAGGTGCAGTACCttttgttctttttttttaataaatatgtactTCTTCTGTGGGGGCTACAATGGCAGATGAAGTTTGGACAGTATCGTTTATTAAATCTGAAGTGATATTCTGTAAATAAGTtaagataataatatattataattgaaagaaatcatatatatgcacatttttaatatatatatatatatatatatatatatatatggccTACTATTTCATCGAATATATTCTCCAATTTCATAACATCACTTCCTATTTTAACTGCATTTGTCTCTGAGTTTATTTGTTGTATTAATGGGATCATTACACTAACATCTTTAACAAgctaaacaaaataatagataAGATGTTTgatgtatatatgcatatatagaTAATCGTGAGCATAGACCATGCAAATTTATTTGGgaaaatgaataatttatcaaaatgtTTGATTAATAACTGATGCGCTTCTATGTGCTCCTTCTAATCTCGAAACAAGGACATCTAATTTATTACTTAAATTTAGATAGTtgattttttcattttttttccttataCATTTTTCTGCATATaatctataaaaaaaaattgtgttAATATAAGAATTGGTAATACTGGAATGAGATAGTAGTGCTTAATAAAAATCGAAGCAGTATATATGGTTCGACCGTATGTTATTAGCAAAAtgtgtataatttttatatgcatatgttatatatttttttattttattcctACCTTGCCATGTCAATTTTGCCGGCTTGTATTGCCTTTTTGACATCCAATACAAATCGCTTTTCTTCAAGTTCAGATCGGtttgataatttttccTAAGTACATGTAAGAAAATAGATATGGAAGgttttaatataatgttatatttagtttattttgtattttttttataattttgaaatggtatatattttactaGTTCTTTGGTTTTTAACTTCAAACGAAATATATGATCTTCTGTGGACAATTTATTACCcattcttttaaaaaaataaatagtattttttcgatgccaaaataatgatatatttttatatgaacgTTCAGGTGAAAATGGGAGTTGAAGaatacacacatatatgtaGTAGCTATTTGTGAATTTCCATTTATTGGTTAATGTAGTATTTCAAATAGGTaaacaatttaataaatcgAAATACTTTgattgtaaaataaaattaaatataattaaataaaataaaattaaattaaattaaattaaatcatGTATAAAGGTATATTCAATGTAACACATACATTCGTTATTTATTCTTTCATTTGACATTACTATTTATGGCTTTATATTTACtgcttttatttattcttatatttatgcatatattttttgttttacaATTTTGTGGAAATCCATCTCGTTTTTTGTTGCatataatgtatttataattattctttacacattgtaaataattaaatacataaataaatgttacatatatacatatatcaGTAATATGAATAGGAAATgtgaataatatttttccataGTGGATATGAAAATTTCCACGCACTTTTAATTTaggtataaataaaaaatttctataaatacaattttttaagaaaaaaaaaaaaaaaattaaaaacaatgaAAAGAGTAGCAAAGTGACAAATAATGGATAAAGTTAAACCgaggaaataaattaagAAATTAAATTCAATACAAATTTACGCTGGTATGTTATgtaattcatttaatttgttttaaatcTACGTTTAAATTTTATCGATTTTTAAAGTTGTTATTTGTCACTTTTAACTTGTTATCTTTTGTAGtataattgtttatataaagaaaagtAAGCAATAttgatatttttctaaataccatatatacatataaagaAGTAAGTTGTTGTATACGAAAGTGACtccatttaataattaatcCATGATAAAGTGTGATGAAGATATAGTAGCtttcataattataaataagaaGTTATTAGTGTCTATAAAACAAGCataaatcatatatatgtatgaatTTGATAAATTGGTGTTGAAATATTTGTCGAAATAAACATTATTAACAAAGGTACAGAGACtgtgaaataaaattgaatatgtttttttttaaaaatataagaaaaaattgtttttatacaaaaatatatgaaaatataaaaatattaagaGGCTTAAAAGCTAAAAACAAAGGAGCTGAGCTTATAGAAAATACATACAAAGGTCAACATAGCAATATTggagataaaaaaaaaattgataacACAATTTCTTGTGAAGataatgaattttataaacatatttatagcAAATTAAAGGAGAAAAAATCTGAAAGtgtttatgaaaaaaaatctgaaaatttttatgaaaaaaaatctgaaaatttttatgaaaaaaaaaatagacaaGAATCAATTATCAGTAgtgataaagaaaatgtaGTAAACAGTTTTAAGGaaattggaaaaaatactgaaactaataataaaaataaatacctGATTAATAAGCgggataatataaataatcaGAACATTCATtcaaatggaaaatatttaaaaagaaaggaaatatatttaaaatataatgacaGCAGTTCAAAtcgaaataaaattaacaaagAAACAACAACGTTAAGAAATGAgtatgataaaaattgcaaaaaaaaagcaaagTTGGAAAAGTTGGAAAAAACagaagaaaagaaaaatgatgaaatagTAATTAGAGATGGAAATAATaaggaaatatataatgatggaaaagataaaaaaaaaatatttcaaaaaaattgtaaaaatatcgAATGCAATTTTGAAGGATCTGActttaaagaaaaaaataagaatagTTATGTACATgttaaatatgaaaaatattggagtatggataaaataaataaagttGCTGAACTAGAAAATAATGCtaatgttaaaaataaagttttCAAAGGAGTGTTATTTGTATCTCCGTTTGATACAACTAAATCATTTGTTGTAGAAGAAAAAGCAGAATCCAAAACAtctaaaataaaatattataatgtatatggatatattaGTAGAAATCGAGCCTTAAATAATGACATagtatatgcatatactTGTCGacgaaaaataataaaaaattgtaaaatcgataaaaaaggaaatgaagaaaattgCCAAAATAGTGAGAtcgaagaaaaaaatttaaatgaaaatgaaatagaattggaatatttatttgacaATGAAAACATAAAggacaaaataaatgaagaagaaaattttTGTAGAGTTATTAGGGTTTTAGAACGAAAAAATATCGAAATTGTATGTAATTTAaactatttaaatattaaggaatatataaataatttatttaagaCAAAAAAAGGATTAAATGTGTTAATTGAAcaagaaaaacaaaaaggaGTATTTGCAAAATTTCAACCCACTGATACAAGATTTccatgttttatttatgattCAAAAGATCTAACAATAAATagaattttaaattatattaaaaaaaaaaaaaaaaatttgtatgttttaataaattttcgAAAATgggaagaaaatgaaataaaccCAACAGGAGATATAATTTCGATTTTAggaaatgaacaaaattttttttcaattatatatttttttctatatttttataaaataaattttcatatatataaaaaaaatgaaatgaGTTATTTAAAATCTGAAATAATAGTTGGGAACAAACTCATAAATACTTTTATTgaaaggaaaaataaaagtgtATGTGGAGATTCCAAATATGATTGTTTTTCCAAAATGAATGAAAAGGATTACATGTCTATTGagtttgaaaaaaaaataaattatttgaaagaaatccaaaaaaaaaaaaaaatagaaaaatatatgattaaaTCCCTTTTAACAAATAGAGAAATATTAACACATTTAGATGTTTTTACAATTGATCCACCAACTGCAAAAGATTTAGATGACGCTTTATCTATTCAGTTTATTCACCCTGATCAgttttcaaatataaaatataaatataaaataggTGTTCATATTTCGGatgtttctttttttatttctccCAATTCGTATTATGACAGAATAGCTTCTACTCTATGCAACACTCTGTACATGGAATTAATGTAGGGGGCATGTTCATGTTTACCCACTGCTTATTTATACTGCTTGTTTATACTGTTTGTTTATACTGTTTATTCATACTCTCATTTCTTCCTCATTTTACTTTTCACTTTCAGGGTTTTTCACATGTTACCTTCAATAATAAGCGAAGATGTTTGTTCTTTGAATACATCTGGAAATAAATTGAGtttttctgtttttttttatttggatAATTTGTCAAATCcgtatgaaaatataaaagaaaaaaagagtgaaaatgtagaaatgaaaaaatgtataataaaaagcaAATATAAGTTATGCTATGATGATgttgaaaattatatagatGATGTTTATACAAGCAttgataattttgaaaaaaaaaaaaaaaaaaaaataataatagaaaaagattatataaaagaatgggaagaaaaaatattaattaatgGATATATGAACATAGATGGTTTAATTCCagattttgaaaaaatatgtgataaatataatttgtcaataaaaatagctaGTGATATATTTcgattatatttattatcaaaacatattaaaaataaaacaggacgaaaaacaataaaccaaaatgaattattaatgttttttttaaacaataaaaatgaaatgaataaaatgatTCCCATCTCAATTgattatgtaaaaaaatttttaaaaaaaaaaggagtaaataatgaaaagacagaaaaattgaataaaaatgaagatgaaatatttgaaaatatatttgaaaatgtaatgaaaaaaatggatattgaaaatattgaaataaaaataataaaaaataaaataaaaagtcaTATGTTGATAGAAGAAATGATgatttttacaaattttttagttgctaaaaaaatatgtgaatataataatataggGATTTTAAGAATACATGATGATACaacaaatgaaataaaaaataatttgttacAATTTATAGAtcataatacatataagaaaataaatacaataataaatataaaagaaaataatattaataatatattatcagtttgtgaaaaaattttaaataaaaatagttttttatgtttacaatataatattttaaaattatataagcAAGCAATTTATGTAccaaatatagaaaataatgaaaatattcaCCATTTTGGTTTAAgcttaaataattatattcattttacaTCTCCAATTCGGagatatatagatataattACACATcgaattttaaataatattttagagaaaaaaaaaccattatataattatgaccaaattaaaaaaatatgtgaaCTTTGcaatattcaaaaaaaaaaaacagatgATATACAAATTCATATGAAAAACTTTTTTCTTAACAAATATcttgtttatttaaatgaggaatataaacataagATGGTAAATGAATATAGTTTGAAAAttcgaaaaaataaaaatgaaaaaataaataggGATACTAGG
Above is a window of Plasmodium berghei ANKA genome assembly, chromosome: 4 DNA encoding:
- a CDS encoding vacuolar protein sorting-associated protein 46, putative; its protein translation is MGNKLSTEDHIFRLKLKTKELEKLSNRSELEEKRFVLDVKKAIQAGKIDMARLYAEKCIRKKNEKINYLNLSNKLDVLVSRLEGAHRSASLVKDVSVMIPLIQQINSETNAVKIGSDVMKLENIFDEINITSDLINDTVQTSSAIVAPTEEVDELISKIADEHALKLDGQLGPTNSINKHLEEITNMSERIKNLK
- a CDS encoding exoribonuclease II, putative; protein product: MFFFKNIRKNCFYTKIYENIKILRGLKAKNKGAELIENTYKGQHSNIGDKKKIDNTISCEDNEFYKHIYSKLKEKKSESVYEKKSENFYEKKSENFYEKKNRQESIISSDKENVVNSFKEIGKNTETNNKNKYLINKRDNINNQNIHSNGKYLKRKEIYLKYNDSSSNRNKINKETTTLRNEYDKNCKKKAKLEKLEKTEEKKNDEIVIRDGNNKEIYNDGKDKKKIFQKNCKNIECNFEGSDFKEKNKNSYVHVKYEKYWSMDKINKVAELENNANVKNKVFKGVLFVSPFDTTKSFVVEEKAESKTSKIKYYNVYGYISRNRALNNDIVYAYTCRRKIIKNCKIDKKGNEENCQNSEIEEKNLNENEIELEYLFDNENIKDKINEEENFCRVIRVLERKNIEIVCNLNYLNIKEYINNLFKTKKGLNVLIEQEKQKGVFAKFQPTDTRFPCFIYDSKDLTINRILNYIKKKKKNLYVLINFRKWEENEINPTGDIISILGNEQNFFSIIYFFLYFYKINFHIYKKNEMSYLKSEIIVGNKLINTFIERKNKSVCGDSKYDCFSKMNEKDYMSIEFEKKINYLKEIQKKKKIEKYMIKSLLTNREILTHLDVFTIDPPTAKDLDDALSIQFIHPDQFSNIKYKYKIGVHISDVSFFISPNSYYDRIASTLCNTLYMELMVFHMLPSIISEDVCSLNTSGNKLSFSVFFYLDNLSNPYENIKEKKSENVEMKKCIIKSKYKLCYDDVENYIDDVYTSIDNFEKKKKKKIIIEKDYIKEWEEKILINGYMNIDGLIPDFEKICDKYNLSIKIASDIFRLYLLSKHIKNKTGRKTINQNELLMFFLNNKNEMNKMIPISIDYVKKFLKKKGVNNEKTEKLNKNEDEIFENIFENVMKKMDIENIEIKIIKNKIKSHMLIEEMMIFTNFLVAKKICEYNNIGILRIHDDTTNEIKNNLLQFIDHNTYKKINTIINIKENNINNILSVCEKILNKNSFLCLQYNILKLYKQAIYVPNIENNENIHHFGLSLNNYIHFTSPIRRYIDIITHRILNNILEKKKPLYNYDQIKKICELCNIQKKKTDDIQIHMKNFFLNKYLVYLNEEYKHKMVNEYSLKIRKNKNEKINRDTRILSKSELNGSEPIDHNQIVNGINNLNLKMDKSENYDFEKCEEKECKVELYKKHFYIYKNIISFMTYSYIHDIIVKKSVKRNICINILNDNYINVDDNGIIYEGSCGDNVYTCCIPILLLSDKKNENLFEKSITSKNKENDSVPYDVEVDKYFDEITKSEHGNCKSDEKKIKNAISFYVPLLETEKSVSENLLNLKFELIYISFQDDKFIYNTVFDILYKINSKKNNEEKYISRNFYEKEKYEEDKLKKECLNNIYKNILNIKIKVRYKILKLEKNEIKKKFQKIYDNLYVHGIYAKIIDNGNQLKKNESIICEKFYNKIDDYKEMSYNLNNEKSISKKENDNLSNMEKDNLNSTSIINKDDDKNIFFDQYKEINRFQKNKIFIIPGGNMWNLRFV